One genomic segment of Ostreibacterium oceani includes these proteins:
- a CDS encoding substrate-binding domain-containing protein, with protein sequence MKKILLATALTASFAATAAERDTISIVGSSTVFPFATTVAENFGKDSEFNTPKIESTGSGGGMKLFCAGNGIDTPDVTNASRRMKKTEFDSCQENGVKEITEVMIGYDGIAIANSVEGPELNLTLEQLYLAVAKDVPATDGSETLVPNPYKMWSDIDASLPSANIEVLGPPPTSGTRDSFEELAMEGGCKRFEMLKALKETDEDAYEAACHEVRQDGHFIEAGENDNLIVQKLASNPAAVGVFGYSFLDENRDVVKAADIDGIEATPDNISDGSYPVSRSMYFYIKNSHVGKIPGLKEYAQLFMSEDAMGEFGFLPEKGLIPAPAAELEKTRMAIENLTPLQM encoded by the coding sequence ATGAAAAAAATACTTCTTGCGACTGCACTAACAGCAAGCTTTGCAGCAACTGCAGCAGAAAGAGACACCATTAGCATTGTCGGTTCATCGACGGTATTCCCTTTTGCGACAACCGTGGCTGAGAACTTTGGTAAGGATAGCGAGTTTAATACCCCTAAAATTGAATCAACGGGCTCAGGTGGCGGCATGAAGCTATTTTGTGCAGGTAACGGAATTGATACGCCAGACGTCACTAATGCGTCTCGTCGCATGAAAAAAACTGAGTTTGATAGCTGCCAAGAAAACGGCGTCAAAGAGATCACCGAAGTCATGATTGGTTATGATGGTATTGCCATTGCCAATTCAGTCGAAGGTCCTGAGTTAAACCTAACCCTTGAGCAATTATATTTGGCCGTGGCTAAAGACGTACCAGCGACAGATGGCAGCGAGACACTAGTGCCTAACCCATACAAAATGTGGTCAGACATCGACGCCTCATTACCGAGTGCTAATATCGAGGTGCTTGGCCCACCGCCAACTTCAGGTACGCGCGATTCGTTTGAAGAGCTAGCGATGGAAGGTGGTTGTAAGAGATTTGAAATGTTAAAAGCACTAAAAGAAACCGATGAAGATGCTTATGAGGCAGCATGCCATGAAGTTCGTCAAGACGGTCACTTTATTGAAGCAGGTGAGAACGATAACCTAATCGTACAAAAATTGGCGAGCAACCCTGCGGCAGTTGGTGTCTTTGGTTATTCATTCCTAGACGAAAATCGTGATGTGGTCAAAGCAGCCGACATTGATGGTATTGAAGCAACGCCTGATAATATCTCTGACGGTAGCTACCCAGTTTCTCGCTCGATGTATTTCTATATCAAAAATTCACACGTGGGTAAAATCCCCGGTCTAAAAGAGTACGCACAACTCTTTATGTCTGAAGATGCGATGGGTGAGTTTGGTTTCTTGCCAGAAAAAGGATTGATTCCTGCACCAGCAGCGGAGCTTGAAAAAACTAGAATGGCAATTGAAAATCTAACGCCATTACAAATGTAA
- a CDS encoding malate dehydrogenase: protein MKNPVRVAITGAAGNIGYQLAFRIASGDMLGKDQPVILQLLEITPALDALKGVVMELRDCAFPLLADVIATDDANVAFADTDYALLVGARPRGPGMERKDLLEANGAIFGPQGKALNAHASRDVKVLVVGNPANTNALIAQAAAPDLNPRNFTAMTRLDHNRAMWQLAEKTDKHVNDVQKMIIWGNHSATQYPDISQCTIAGQAATSQVANDWYESTFIPDVQQRGAAVIKARGASSAASAASAAIDHMRSWALGTASGDWVSMGVPADGSYGIEPGVIYSFPCVCEKGDYRIVTDLPISDFSREKMQATDEELRQERAAIEDLLR, encoded by the coding sequence ATGAAAAATCCCGTACGTGTTGCCATTACTGGCGCCGCAGGCAATATTGGTTATCAACTGGCATTTAGAATTGCATCAGGTGATATGCTAGGAAAAGATCAGCCTGTTATCTTGCAATTGTTAGAAATTACCCCCGCACTAGATGCGCTAAAAGGTGTGGTCATGGAATTGCGTGATTGCGCCTTTCCGTTGCTTGCTGATGTGATTGCAACCGATGATGCGAATGTGGCGTTTGCTGATACCGACTATGCATTGTTAGTCGGCGCAAGACCCCGCGGCCCTGGGATGGAACGCAAAGACTTGCTAGAAGCCAACGGGGCAATTTTTGGTCCGCAGGGCAAGGCGCTCAATGCCCACGCCTCACGCGATGTCAAAGTCCTCGTCGTCGGTAATCCAGCCAATACCAACGCGCTGATCGCCCAAGCCGCCGCGCCAGATCTAAATCCACGTAATTTTACGGCAATGACGCGGCTAGACCACAATCGTGCGATGTGGCAGTTAGCAGAAAAAACAGACAAACACGTCAATGATGTGCAAAAAATGATTATTTGGGGCAACCACTCAGCGACACAATACCCCGATATCAGCCAGTGCACCATCGCAGGACAAGCCGCGACGTCACAAGTTGCCAATGATTGGTATGAAAGCACGTTTATCCCCGATGTACAACAACGTGGGGCCGCCGTTATCAAAGCACGCGGCGCATCGTCAGCGGCATCAGCGGCGTCTGCGGCGATTGATCATATGCGTAGTTGGGCGTTAGGTACCGCGTCAGGCGACTGGGTGTCTATGGGCGTGCCAGCGGATGGGTCTTATGGGATTGAACCGGGTGTTATTTACTCATTTCCTTGTGTGTGTGAAAAGGGTGATTATCGCATTGTGACGGATTTGCCAATTTCGGACTTTAGCCGCGAAAAAATGCAAGCAACCGACGAAGAGCTACGCCAAGAGCGCGCCGCCATTGAGGATTTGCTTCGCTAG
- a CDS encoding formate--tetrahydrofolate ligase, whose product MSMKTDIEIAREANKIHIRDVAAKLDIPEAELRQYGHDKAKLSQDFINSIQSKPDGKLVLVTAISPTPAGEGKTTTSVGLNDGLNRIGKKSVVCLREPSLGPCFGMKGGAAGGGKAQVIPMEDINLHFTGDFHAISAAHNLLSALIDNHINWGNELGIDVRRIAWRRVVDMNDRALRHIVASMGGLGNGYPRETGFDITVASEIMAIFCLAKDFDDLQVRLGNIIVGYTRDKAAIRAKDLNADGAMTVLLKDAFMPNLVQTLENNPAFIHGGPFANIAHGCNSVIATKTALKLADYVVTEAGFGADLGAEKFFDIKCRKAGLSPEAVVIVATVRALKMHGGVAKDALSTENVDAVKKGAENLVRHIGNVKKFGVPVVVGINHFIADTEAEIDAVKAIASEQGVKAITCKHWALGSEGTADLATEVVRVIEGENAQFAPLYPDDMPLLDKVKTIATSLYGASDVAADSKVRSQLKEWEAAGFGHLPVCIAKTQYSFSTDAKLMGAPTGHVIPVREVRLSAGAEFVVVVCGEIMTMPGLPRVPAANHIKLDTQGQIEGLF is encoded by the coding sequence ATAAGCATGAAAACAGATATCGAAATTGCACGCGAAGCCAATAAAATCCACATTAGAGACGTTGCGGCAAAGCTGGATATTCCAGAAGCAGAATTACGTCAATACGGCCACGACAAAGCCAAATTGTCCCAAGATTTTATTAATTCCATTCAATCAAAACCAGACGGCAAGTTGGTTTTGGTGACTGCAATCAGCCCAACACCCGCCGGTGAAGGAAAAACAACGACCTCTGTTGGATTGAACGATGGCTTGAATCGAATCGGCAAAAAATCGGTGGTTTGTTTGCGCGAGCCATCACTGGGGCCTTGCTTTGGTATGAAAGGTGGCGCTGCTGGCGGCGGCAAAGCACAAGTGATCCCAATGGAAGACATTAACCTGCATTTTACTGGTGATTTTCATGCGATTTCTGCTGCGCATAACTTGTTGTCGGCTTTGATAGACAACCATATCAACTGGGGTAATGAGCTTGGTATTGATGTGCGCCGTATTGCTTGGCGTCGTGTCGTTGATATGAATGACCGCGCATTGCGTCATATTGTGGCTTCGATGGGTGGTTTGGGTAATGGCTATCCGCGCGAAACGGGTTTTGATATTACGGTCGCCTCTGAGATTATGGCGATCTTTTGTTTGGCCAAAGACTTTGATGATTTACAAGTCCGTCTCGGTAATATCATTGTCGGTTATACGCGTGACAAAGCCGCTATTCGCGCCAAAGATTTAAATGCAGATGGCGCAATGACGGTGTTATTAAAAGATGCCTTTATGCCGAATTTGGTACAAACCTTAGAAAATAACCCTGCCTTTATTCACGGTGGTCCCTTTGCCAATATCGCACACGGCTGTAATTCGGTAATTGCGACCAAAACCGCATTGAAACTAGCCGATTACGTCGTGACCGAAGCAGGCTTTGGTGCTGACCTTGGGGCTGAGAAATTCTTTGACATTAAATGCCGCAAAGCAGGCCTGTCGCCCGAAGCGGTTGTTATTGTCGCGACAGTTCGCGCGCTCAAGATGCATGGCGGCGTTGCCAAAGATGCGCTGTCGACAGAAAATGTTGATGCGGTTAAAAAAGGCGCTGAAAATCTCGTGAGACATATTGGTAATGTCAAAAAATTCGGCGTGCCAGTCGTTGTTGGTATTAACCACTTCATCGCCGACACCGAGGCCGAAATTGATGCAGTCAAGGCCATTGCCTCAGAGCAAGGTGTCAAGGCGATTACCTGTAAACACTGGGCATTAGGCAGCGAAGGAACAGCGGATTTGGCGACAGAAGTCGTGCGGGTTATCGAAGGTGAAAACGCACAATTTGCACCGCTTTATCCCGATGATATGCCGTTGTTAGACAAAGTCAAAACGATTGCTACTTCGCTTTATGGCGCGTCAGATGTCGCCGCTGACAGCAAAGTCCGCAGTCAATTAAAAGAGTGGGAAGCGGCTGGATTTGGGCATTTACCTGTCTGTATTGCCAAAACCCAATACAGCTTCTCAACCGATGCCAAATTGATGGGTGCGCCCACGGGGCACGTTATCCCCGTTCGTGAAGTACGGCTATCTGCAGGCGCGGAGTTTGTTGTCGTGGTGTGTGGTGAAATTATGACCATGCCTGGGTTACCGCGTGTGCCTGCGGCTAACCACATTAAATTGGACACACAAGGTCAGATTGAGGGTCTATTCTAG
- a CDS encoding BspA family leucine-rich repeat surface protein: MNTHHILKQIESKAKSTCLLVALMLFSTHAYAQATTDFVMTVKTDNAGVSGTTEFKIETDEGTAGYNYNVDVDNDGVYDFTGLTGDFTHDFGAVGTYTIRIADNVGDGTGFPRFFYNDVSDEEKILSIDQWGAIKWTNMQGAFYGATNLVLNATDTPDLALVTDFRGMFRDNSSLVDNGGQMNNWNMSTATTIQEMFSGATVFNSDISSWDVSNVTTFRGTFRSATAFNQNINTWNTSSALSMRDMFFWGLQL, from the coding sequence ATGAATACACATCACATTTTAAAACAGATAGAATCGAAAGCTAAATCAACGTGTTTGTTGGTTGCTTTGATGTTGTTTAGTACGCATGCCTATGCGCAAGCGACCACTGATTTTGTCATGACGGTTAAAACCGACAATGCAGGGGTAAGTGGCACGACAGAATTCAAAATAGAAACCGATGAAGGCACTGCAGGCTACAATTACAACGTTGATGTTGACAATGACGGCGTTTATGATTTTACAGGTCTTACAGGCGACTTTACCCATGATTTTGGCGCTGTAGGCACGTACACCATACGCATTGCCGATAACGTAGGCGATGGCACGGGTTTCCCACGTTTTTTTTACAACGATGTCAGCGATGAAGAAAAAATCCTCAGCATCGATCAGTGGGGCGCTATTAAATGGACGAATATGCAGGGTGCGTTTTATGGTGCGACTAATTTAGTGCTAAATGCCACCGATACACCCGATTTAGCACTCGTAACAGACTTCCGTGGGATGTTCCGAGATAACAGCAGCTTGGTGGACAATGGCGGACAGATGAATAACTGGAACATGAGCACGGCTACAACCATTCAAGAAATGTTTTCAGGGGCTACCGTCTTCAACTCAGACATCAGTAGTTGGGATGTGAGCAATGTAACTACTTTTAGAGGTACTTTTCGCAGTGCAACGGCCTTTAACCAAAACATCAATACTTGGAACACGTCTAGCGCTTTAAGCATGCGCGATATGTTTTTTTGGGGCCTCCAGCTTTAA
- a CDS encoding NAD(P)-dependent oxidoreductase, producing the protein MKIAFLGLGNMGYPMAGHLAEKFSDEYAIAVFNRSHEKALAWQAKHPGWALTLSEAVADADVILMCLGRDEDVLSIVESAAFYQQLKPGAIVIDHTTTSAQLSQHVCAFLQPYQAAFIDAPVSGGVDGANNACLSAMVGGDAAIIDKVKPLLAAYCQQITHIGGVGSGQLCKMVNQICIAGVLSGLSEGLTFAKAQGIDANKVLTAISQGAAQSWQMQNRGQTMLERQFDFGFAIEWFIKDLGYCLAQAQATQTPLPATASTFEQFQAIAESAARLDTSALITYYDGLSHS; encoded by the coding sequence ATGAAAATTGCCTTTTTGGGGCTAGGAAATATGGGCTATCCAATGGCGGGGCATCTGGCGGAAAAGTTTTCGGATGAATACGCAATTGCGGTGTTTAATCGTAGCCATGAAAAAGCCCTAGCATGGCAAGCGAAGCACCCAGGCTGGGCGTTGACGCTTAGCGAAGCGGTGGCCGATGCGGATGTTATCTTGATGTGTTTGGGGCGTGACGAAGATGTCTTATCTATTGTCGAGTCTGCTGCCTTTTATCAGCAGTTAAAACCTGGCGCTATTGTCATTGACCATACCACAACTTCGGCGCAATTAAGCCAACACGTGTGCGCTTTTTTACAGCCTTATCAAGCGGCCTTTATCGATGCGCCAGTTTCTGGCGGTGTGGATGGTGCAAATAATGCCTGTCTATCGGCGATGGTTGGGGGTGATGCGGCGATTATTGACAAGGTTAAGCCGCTTTTGGCTGCTTATTGTCAGCAAATCACACACATTGGCGGTGTTGGCAGTGGTCAGCTTTGTAAAATGGTCAATCAAATTTGTATTGCGGGTGTGTTGTCGGGGTTATCCGAAGGCTTGACGTTCGCAAAAGCCCAAGGTATTGATGCCAATAAAGTCCTCACCGCAATATCACAAGGCGCGGCACAGTCATGGCAGATGCAAAACCGAGGACAGACGATGCTCGAGCGCCAATTTGACTTTGGCTTTGCGATAGAGTGGTTTATCAAAGATTTAGGCTATTGTCTGGCGCAAGCACAAGCCACACAAACCCCATTGCCAGCGACGGCATCGACCTTTGAGCAGTTTCAAGCCATCGCCGAATCTGCAGCGCGTTTGGATACGTCGGCTTTAATTACGTATTATGATGGGCTAAGTCATTCATAA
- a CDS encoding DMT family transporter, whose translation MLVACVFSTSTLAFVYAILHTSVAHALVIITTSSIFAAIFSRLILKEKTAIVTWVTIIIVLVAMIFIVQEKTGNATITGNLAALTSAMCIALSFVLNRKFHHIDMLPALSISGLILATASVIFATQLAVDAYNLLLLLLVSALVTIAYASFAISPKYITAAEVSLFMPLETIIGILLVWAVLDEAPSYLALIAGSIILITLLAHSVYQLRSAKIRTMQR comes from the coding sequence TTGTTGGTTGCCTGTGTGTTTAGTACCAGTACCTTGGCGTTTGTTTATGCCATACTGCATACCAGTGTGGCGCATGCGTTGGTCATTATCACGACTTCGTCGATTTTTGCGGCGATATTTAGCCGATTAATCCTCAAAGAAAAAACGGCAATAGTTACGTGGGTGACGATTATTATTGTGTTGGTTGCCATGATATTTATTGTCCAAGAAAAGACAGGCAACGCCACCATCACAGGCAACTTAGCGGCGCTGACATCGGCTATGTGCATTGCCCTTTCTTTTGTATTGAACCGTAAGTTTCATCATATTGATATGTTACCTGCGTTGTCGATTAGTGGGTTAATTTTGGCGACTGCCAGTGTGATTTTTGCGACACAACTAGCCGTTGATGCCTATAATTTGCTATTGTTGTTACTGGTCAGTGCGTTGGTGACAATTGCTTATGCAAGTTTTGCGATTAGCCCCAAATATATTACGGCAGCAGAAGTCAGTTTATTTATGCCATTAGAGACAATCATTGGTATTTTATTGGTTTGGGCTGTGCTGGATGAGGCGCCAAGTTATCTTGCGTTAATCGCGGGGTCGATTATTTTGATAACACTGCTTGCCCACAGCGTGTACCAGTTACGATCGGCGAAAATTCGAACCATGCAACGCTAA
- a CDS encoding BspA family leucine-rich repeat surface protein has protein sequence MRNVTNMATMFSNASAFNGDITTWETSSLINMGFMFRSASAFNQDISYKAAPAGNQGGEAWNTITVTDMRAAFQRAAMFNQDIGNWNTQNVTNMSSMFNAASAFNQDLNLWNTSAVIDMFSMFNDASAFNGDVTTWNTSAVTSMYQMFSTASAFNQNLENWDMTTVTDVRNMLDSSGLDLNNYDNTLIGWDAQTLQSGLELGAVGLQYCAAVTERQNIIDTDSWNILGDSVHPSCPTPGDAGNFISVWNTEAATELIIPTTGTGYNYSLYWEEVGNPANRGVLVDQMGDATISGLTAGTDYRIEIVGDFPQIYINNTAPQSTQIREVSQWGSIAWQSMENAFAGASNLEVTATDTPDLSAVTSLAGMFFGATNLTGASANWDWDTSNVENMSNMFANASSFNADIGSWDTSSVTDMSFMFNGASSFNQDIGGWDTSSVTDMNLMFALASQFNQPIGGWDTSSVVDMTSMFNQASNFNQAIGTWDTSSVTSMAAMFRDATSFNQDIDSWDTSSVEFMGLMFLNASDFNQPLNSWDTSAVTVMEFMFSGATSFNQDLGSWDVSNVEFMNSMFSGAASFNQDIGGWDLSSATAVNSLLTNSGLDCVNYSLALIGWAANPSTPDNLSLGDASPLQYGPGAEAARDALIAKGWTISGDTLDAMCILPQNNTNPAAIPSASWWSLLLAVLGVFGALGVFGASRGVLRRV, from the coding sequence GTGCGAAATGTCACCAACATGGCCACTATGTTTTCGAATGCTTCTGCTTTCAATGGGGATATTACCACTTGGGAAACCAGTAGTTTAATTAATATGGGCTTTATGTTTCGGTCTGCCTCTGCCTTCAATCAGGATATTTCTTATAAAGCGGCACCTGCTGGCAATCAAGGCGGAGAGGCTTGGAATACCATTACAGTTACCGACATGAGAGCAGCCTTTCAGAGAGCAGCTATGTTTAATCAGGATATAGGTAACTGGAATACTCAAAATGTCACCAATATGTCATCCATGTTTAATGCGGCAAGCGCCTTTAATCAAGATTTAAACCTTTGGAATACATCAGCAGTTATTGACATGTTTAGTATGTTTAACGATGCAAGTGCCTTTAATGGAGATGTCACCACCTGGAACACGAGTGCTGTTACCTCGATGTATCAAATGTTTTCAACGGCCTCGGCTTTCAATCAAAATCTTGAGAACTGGGATATGACTACCGTGACAGATGTTCGAAATATGCTAGATAGCTCAGGACTTGACCTAAATAATTACGATAATACGCTGATTGGTTGGGATGCACAAACCTTGCAAAGTGGGTTGGAATTAGGTGCAGTTGGCTTGCAATACTGTGCGGCAGTAACTGAACGGCAAAATATAATCGACACCGATAGTTGGAACATCTTAGGAGATTCAGTGCATCCAAGCTGTCCTACACCGGGCGATGCAGGCAACTTTATCAGCGTATGGAATACCGAGGCGGCGACTGAATTAATCATACCAACCACTGGCACAGGCTATAATTACTCGCTGTATTGGGAAGAGGTTGGAAACCCAGCCAATAGAGGTGTGCTTGTTGACCAAATGGGCGATGCCACGATTAGCGGCTTAACCGCGGGCACGGATTACCGTATCGAGATTGTCGGTGATTTCCCGCAAATTTACATCAACAACACCGCACCACAAAGCACGCAAATCCGCGAAGTCTCGCAGTGGGGCAGCATTGCCTGGCAGTCGATGGAAAATGCCTTTGCTGGGGCGAGTAATCTAGAGGTGACGGCCACCGATACCCCCGATTTATCGGCGGTGACCAGCTTGGCAGGGATGTTTTTTGGTGCGACTAACCTAACAGGCGCCAGTGCAAACTGGGACTGGGATACCAGTAATGTCGAGAATATGAGTAATATGTTTGCTAACGCCAGTAGCTTTAACGCAGACATTGGCAGCTGGGATACGAGTAGCGTGACAGATATGAGTTTTATGTTTAATGGCGCTAGCAGCTTTAACCAAGACATTGGCGGTTGGGATACGAGTAGTGTGACAGATATGAACTTGATGTTCGCTCTTGCAAGCCAATTTAATCAGCCGATTGGTGGTTGGGATACCAGTAGTGTCGTGGATATGACGTCTATGTTTAACCAAGCGAGTAATTTTAACCAAGCCATTGGTACATGGGATACCAGCAGCGTGACGAGCATGGCTGCTATGTTTCGTGATGCGACGAGTTTTAATCAAGACATCGATAGTTGGGATACCAGCAGTGTAGAATTTATGGGATTGATGTTCTTGAATGCAAGTGATTTTAATCAACCGCTAAATAGCTGGGACACCAGTGCAGTTACGGTGATGGAATTTATGTTTTCTGGCGCGACCAGCTTTAACCAAGACCTTGGGAGCTGGGATGTGAGTAATGTAGAATTTATGAATTCGATGTTTTCTGGCGCGGCTAGCTTTAACCAAGATATTGGTGGCTGGGATTTGAGTAGTGCGACTGCTGTCAATAGTCTGTTGACTAACTCAGGGCTAGATTGTGTGAATTACTCGCTTGCCTTAATCGGCTGGGCGGCCAACCCGAGTACGCCAGATAATCTGAGTTTAGGTGATGCATCACCGCTACAGTATGGGCCAGGGGCCGAGGCGGCACGCGATGCACTGATCGCCAAAGGCTGGACGATTAGCGGCGACACGCTAGATGCGATGTGTATCTTGCCACAAAACAACACCAACCCAGCGGCAATCCCGTCGGCATCGTGGTGGTCGTTGTTATTGGCGGTGCTGGGTGTATTTGGTGCATTGGGCGTATTTGGTGCTTCTCGCGGCGTGTTGCGTCGGGTGTGA
- the infA gene encoding translation initiation factor IF-1: MAKEDSIEMMGTVIESLPNTTFKVQLENDLVITARISGRMRKHYIRILTGDRVRVELTPYDLTKGRITYREK; the protein is encoded by the coding sequence ATGGCAAAAGAAGACAGTATCGAAATGATGGGAACCGTGATTGAATCACTACCCAACACCACCTTTAAAGTACAACTAGAGAATGATTTGGTTATTACCGCGCGGATTTCTGGTCGCATGCGTAAACACTATATTCGCATTCTCACTGGCGATCGCGTCCGCGTTGAGCTAACGCCTTATGATTTGACCAAAGGTCGTATTACTTATCGCGAGAAGTAA